A single genomic interval of Coccidioides posadasii str. Silveira chromosome 1, complete sequence harbors:
- a CDS encoding uncharacterized protein (EggNog:ENOG410PX66~COG:S): MVSYVLVVIGLVLKHGRFRGVTVITITVGESEAQFQAHKDLLCQKSPFFNGALTSDFKEAAEHAITLPEDDPDTFERFLQWVYSGTYVLSGIGSDEEVDERYMQLAQLYVLADKLEVPALKHNIINEMFLMKLSPGKPPQVDVISYVYENTRVRSPLRQLIVAWLVWHVDFEWYKTANAMNFLPQCPEFAADLAVALARRFVDFNMLDPFTGSPDNFYHEGSVFPYVQSPTSDNPKHARLGSTKKQPLAINTSATQQSNPGLRPMASINTIAASGVGGSRIGSSMSLRTSEPLRSPGLFSSASSDTAQTPTLSSSQGFGYGSGAGSSSASSNGFG; encoded by the coding sequence ATGGTCTCTTATGTTTTGGTTGTGATCGGGCTTGTACTAAAGCATGGCAGGTTTCGTGGCGTGACCGTGATTACGATCACTGTTGGCGAGTCCGAAGCTCAGTTCCAAGCCCACAAGGACCTCCTATGCCAGAAATCCCCATTCTTCAACGGCGCCCTCACCTCTGATTTTAAGGAGGCAGCCGAACACGCCATCACCCTACCGGAAGACGATCCAGATACGTTTGAACGGTTTCTGCAATGGGTATATTCAGGCACATATGTTCTGTCGGGGATCGGGAGCGACGAGGAGGTAGACGAGCGATATATGCAGCTTGCACAGCTCTATGTTCTTGCTGATAAGCTTGAAGTACCCGCGCTGAAACATAACATAATCAACGAGATGTTCCTCATGAAGCTGAGCCCAGGCAAGCCTCCACAGGTCGATGTCATCTCATACGTCTATGAGAACACGCGGGTCCGGTCGCCACTGCGCCAGTTAATAGTTGCGTGGCTGGTGTGGCATGTCGATTTTGAATGGTATAAGACGGCGAATGCCATGAATTTCCTGCCTCAGTGTCCGGAATTTGCAGCCGATTTGGCGGTTGCTCTGGCACGGCGATTTGTCGACTTTAATATGTTAGACCCATTCACGGGATCTCCGGATAATTTCTATCACGAAGGGTCCGTGTTCCCATATGTACAGAGTCCCACGAGCGACAACCCGAAGCATGCAAGGCTTGGGAGCACGAAGAAGCAGCCCTTGGCCATCAATACCAGTGCAACGCAGCAGTCGAACCCGGGGCTTCGGCCGATGGCTAGCATAAACACGATTGCGGCGTCAGGAGTAGGCGGATCGAGAATTGGCAGTTCGATGAGCTTAAGGACATCGGAGCCTCTCAGGAGCCCTGGGTTATTTTCTTCCGCAAGTTCTGATACAGCTCAAACACCAACCCTTAGCAGTAGCCAGGGGTTCGGATACGGATCAGGCGCAGGATCGTCGAGTGCAAGCTCGAATGGCTTTGGTTAA
- a CDS encoding uncharacterized protein (EggNog:ENOG410PPZY~COG:S~TransMembrane:4 (i112-135o192-215i227-250o266-287i)~BUSCO:14199at33183) — protein MNNVRVDSFGTRYLEATCMDHPTTCVTVPSKRRQQNSAELLHAVLPIQRRQPTQRRFWLYYLMANSVYSSNVGREGHYQPTKTYTVRPAAILDFHLVPGEGRRNYTGFVTKTILYSATLLVFLTASALTLASIIVPKWVSYYSETPSGTKFHYSYGLHRRCSSLTQSCDPFPQYEDCHGDNDGSFCSMWRSVAFLMSFAIVLEGMTLITYIFILAGGKQMRETGWKVLTLFLVFITLVQCAAMALVSYLFDNDERFYPGWKLDKSWIMSVVSMCLAGFNAVIIYMTIRTLPSEGGYELIADNS, from the exons aTGAACAATGTGAGG GTGGACTCTTTTGGTACCCGATACCTGGAAGCAACCTGCATGGATCATCCCACCACGTGCGTCACCGTGCCCTCAAAGCGCAGGCAGCAAAATAGCGCAGAGTTGTTACACGCCGTCCTGCCCATTCAACGACGGCAGCCGACGCAACGTCGCTTCTGGCTCTACTATTTGATGGCAAACTC TGTGTATTCTTCGAACGTTGGGAGGGAAGGCCATTACCAACCGACCAAAACATACACTGTGAGACCAGCCGCCATCCTGGATTTCCATCTGGTGCCCGGGGAAGGGCGAAGGAACTACACTGGATTCGTCACCAAGACGATCCTCTACTCCGCCACCTTACTCGTTTTCTTAACTG CTTCTGCTCTGACGCTGGCGTCAATCATCGTGCCGAAATGGGTCAGCTATTACAGTGAGACG CCATCTGGCACGAAATTCCATTACTCCTATGGCCTTCATCGCCGCTGCTCCTCCCTTACCCAGTCTTGCGACCCATTCCCACAATATGAAGATTGTCACGGCGACAATGACGGGTCCTTCTGCTCGATGTGGCGCTCCGTCGCCTTTCTGATGTCGTTCGCGATCGTGCTTGAAGGAATGACACTAATCACATACATTTTCATTCTCGCGGGTGGAAAGCAAATGCGAGAAACCGGGTGGAAAGTTCTAACGTTGTTTTTGGTATTTATAACCCTAGTGCAATGCGCCGCGATGGCGCTGGTG TCGTATCTCTTTGACAACGATGAACGGTTCTATCCCGGCTGGAAATTGGATAAATCTTGGATTATGAGTGTGGTCAGCATGTGCCTGGCTGGTTTCAACGCGGTCATCATTTATATGACCATTCGCACCCTGCCGTCCGAGGGTGGATACGAACTGATTGCCGATAATTCCTAA
- the PRP24 gene encoding Splicing factor (EggNog:ENOG410PM4Y~COG:A~BUSCO:669at33183) — protein MDINSLLSHDSTPSSQARNPSANSPRRRPSHNLRSNPARQNMTSSPLVHQVLTPSNLREPSPPAISPVIGPVRSSGGTPPSSDLPPPRQASTPGMDTLADLASMQQHQPQRSNAPRLRNAESYESQLSPSTMYPNVPPVTHTTPTPRPFESNAADGSSDTPRRDYSNTCLAPDARKQATELCAEIQRNPHAYDARVKFIKLLHQGFVDHVYPPSSPGSRGDPQKYDVLKDLRAAREELDNLFAIGEDLWVEWIQDESLLARTVEERISVMELCQRSVEEEFGSTRLWIIYGDWMLYLYNSASNSGEPAASQAQWSEEDKVVGREVFGWQSVMDVWRKGAEATRWRISDSHLVWNRYLELAMRDLASSPTSEKASQVRALFESRLQTPHMAWDQTFQIFSNFVSTYYNANYEDIMVSTNAKAGEIKAICDARETSELALQRAVESNDTTAEWTAYSQYLELETTHKYKKPLYGFQLITALFQRALLRFPTDASLWDDYVIYIVNESMHRRTNEPVIPILERAARHCPWSGSLWSQLLLSAERAGYSFQDISDLKHRATRTGLLEAAGVDEVLKVHTTWCSYLRRLPFQSNSTDEDLDVAEVGMRSAIESVQAIGDKGDKTVPNDPLFRLERIYIRYLSESGSWDSARETFKGLVGRHGHTYEFWLMFYTWELLCWSKFTQGDGPRKAPSPHYATAVLKQALQRDDLDWPEKIMDTYIAHCEQYEDAEELQLAIVEIRRVSKKVAKRREKEALEAAAQQQAAVAQAVQAVQNNAEDTVHVGKRKRESADVNGLASKKPKAEVSEAKPAEPEAEHAPKRDRENSSVSVKNLPRDVRTLKIRQFFRDCGKINAVTLLPADGDSASAIVEFDSKDDAEVAQTRDQKVLEGRVLSVQLETKATLFVTNFPPEADESYIRRIFSPHGEIVEVRFPSLKFNTHRRFCYVQFASAADAHDALELDHKSVGENLNLVVKISDPSKRQARSGAFEEGREIHISNLDWKATEDDLIELFTAFGKVEVARIPTKADGGSKGFGFVAFSTPEAANAALAMDQKEFRSRPLRVRLSTHTGAKRQSTTIISRVGRSKSPSMEPNGGASPSTASVNQADLPVGERNLRTLGLMNIPDTVNDARIRTLVEPYGPLVKIILRPDHQGAIVEFMDVGDAGKAALGLDGQEIAPGRQIRVGPVSEMLKQPPEHKVDRLQVGKQKQKQKPALMVQPAAPISRPGQQGRAGRRGGLGVKKGAFNGKIGPASIATKAEAQQSSADRVSSHDHILSEAPKPKSNDDFRAMLSQPKTKSEEI, from the exons ATGGATATAAATTCGCTCTTGTCCCACGACTCGACGCCCTCGAGTCAGGCTCGTAATCCCTCGGCCAACTCGCCTCGCAGAAGGCCGTCTCACAATCTTCGCTCCAACCCAGCGAGGCAGAACATGACCTCTTCTCCCCTCGTTCACCAGGTTCTTACGCCTTCGAATCTGCGCGAACCGTCCCCGCCTGCCATCAGTCCTGTAATTGGGCCTGTGCGATCCAGCGGCGGGACTCCACCTTCCTCCGATTTGCCTCCGCCCAGACAGGCGTCGACTCCGGGAATGGATACCCTCGCTGATCTCGCCTCGATGCAGCAGCATCAGCCACAGCGGTCTAACGCCCCGAGACTGAGGAATGCCGAATCCTACGAAAGCCAGCTCTCCCCGTCGACGATGTACCCAAACGTACCTCCGGTTACCCACACCACTCCGACGCCTCGCCCCTTTGAAAGCAATGCGGCCGATGGGTCCAGTGATACACCGAGGAGAGATTATTCCAACACCTGCCTCGCCCCGGATGCCCGTAAGCAAGCGACCGAGCTTTGCGCCGAGATCCAGCGCAATCCCCATGCCTACGACGCCCGCGTCAAGTTCATCAAGCTGCTCCACCAGGGCTTTGTTGACCACGTCTATCCTCCGTCGTCGCCTGGCTCTCGCGGAGATCCCCAGAAGTACGATGTCCTCAAGGACCTCCGCGCGGCCCGTGAGGAATTGGACAACCTATTCGCGATCGGCGAGGACCTCTGGGTGGAATGGATACAGGACGAGAGCCTGCTTGCTCGCACAGTAGAGGAACGCATCTCTGTGATGGAACTGTGTCAGAGATCCGTCGAAGAGGAATTTGGAAGTACTAGACTCTGGATTATCTATGGGGACTGGATGTTATATCTCTACAATTCCGCTTCCAATTCTGGAGAGCCGGCGGCTTCTCAGGCGCAATGGTCAGAGGAGGATAAGGTCGTGGGTCGTGAGGTGTTTGGCTGGCAGTCAGTTATGGATGTGTGGAGGAAAGGCGCCGAGGCCACGAGGTGGCGTATTAGCGACAGCCACCTCGTCTGGAATCGATATCTCGAGCTTGCCATGCGAGATCTTGCCAGCTCACCCACCTCCGAAAAGGCATCCCAAGTCCGAGCCTTGTTCGAAAGCAGACTGCAGACTCCTCACATGGCCTGGGACCAGACGTTTCAAATATTTTCCAATTTTGTTTCAACTTACTACAATGCCAACTATGAGGATATCATGGTCAGTACTAATGCGAAAGCCGGCGAAATAAAAGCCATTTGTGATGCCAGAGAGACAAGCGAATTGGCCCTGCAGCGTGCCGTCGAGTCGAATGACACTACGGCTGAATGGACCGCATACAGCCAGTATCTCGAGTTGGAAACTACGCACAAGTACAAGAAGCCTTTGTACGGCTTTCAGTTGATAACGGCGTTGTTCCAGCGTGCTCTGCTGCGATTCCCGACTGATGCGAGTCTCTGGGATGACTACGTCATATACATCGTCAATGAGTCGATGCATCGCCGCACCAATGAGCCCGTCATTCCTATCCTAGAGCGTGCTGCAAGGCACTGTCCCTGGTCCGGTTCTCTCTGGTCTCAACTCTTATTATCCGCGGAGCGAGCCGGCTATTCCTTCCAGGACATATCCGATTTGAAACATAGGGCCACCCGTACCGGATTGCTCGAGGCTGCAGGTGTCGATGAGGTGTTGAAAGTTCACACCACCTGGTGCAGCTACCTCCGGCGGCTGCCGTTTCAGTCCAATTCTACGGATGAGGATTTAGACGTGGCAGAAGTGGGGATGCGGTCCGCGATCGAGAGTGTCCAAGCTATAGGCGACAAAGGCGACAAGACGGTCCCGAACGATCCTCTCTTCCGCCTCGAACGGATATATATCCGTTATCTGAGCGAAAGCGGCAGCTGGGATAGTGCCAGAGAAACATTCAAGGGCCTGGTTGGGCGTCATGGTCATACCTACGAGTTTTGGCTCATGTTTTATACGTGGGAGCTCTTGTGCTGGAGTAAATTTACACAAGGTGACGGTCCCCGGAAAGCCCCCAGTCCTCACTACGCGACGGCGGTGCTGAAGCAGGCGCTGCAAAGAGATGACTTGGACTGGCCCGAAAAGATAATGGATACATATATCGCGCATTGCGAGCAGTACGAAGATGCCGAGGAGCTTCAGCTGGCCATCGTCGAGATCCGAAGGGTCTCCAAAAAGGTTGCGAAGCgacgagaaaaagaagctttGGAGGCAGCGGCTCAGCAGCAAGCAGCGGTTGCTCAGGCAGTGCAGGCAGTTCAGAATAACGCTGAAGACACGGTGCATGTTGGAAAGCGAAAACGTGAATCCGCAGACGTCAACGGCTTGGCTAGCAAAAAACCAAAGGCCGAGGTTAGCGAAGCCAAACCTGCGGAACCAGAGGCGGAGCATGCTCCCAAACGCGACCGGGAAAATTCGAGTGTTTCGGTCAAAAACCTGCCTAGGGATGTCCGAACCCTCAAAATCCGGCAGTTTTTCCGTGAT TGTGGGAAAATCAACGCCGTCACACTCCTCCCGGCGGATGGTGATTCTGCCTCTGCGATCGTCGAGTTCGACTCGAAAGATGATGCGGAAGTTGCTCAGACGCGGGATCAAAAGGTTTTGGAAGGGCGTGTGCTTAGCGTCCAATTGGAAACCAAAGCAACACTTTTTGTTACAAACTTCCCACCCGAAGCCGACGAGTCCTACATTCGACGGATATTCAGCCCA CATGGTGAGATTGTTGAGGTGCGGTTCCCGTCTCTCAAGTTTAATACCCACAGGCGGTTCTGTTATGTGCAGTTTGCTTCTGCAGCCGATGCGCATGATGCACTCGAGTTAGATCACAAGTCTGTGGGGGAAAATTTGAACCTCGTGGTGAAGATATCCGACCCCTCGAAACGCCAAGCTCGTTCTGGTGCGTTCGAGGAAGGCCGGGAAATCCATATCTCAAACCTTGATTGGAAGGCTACTGAAGACGACCTAATTGAGCTCTTTACGGCTTTTGGCAAAGTCGAAGTTGCGCGCATCCCAACGAAGGCCGACGGTGGCAGTAAGGGGTTTGGGTTTGTAGCATTTTCCACACCG GAAGCTGCAAATGCTGCTTTGGCGATGGATCAGAAAGAGTTTCGCTCCCGACCGCTCCGTGTCAGACTGTCTACGCACACCGGCGCAAAACGCCAATCTACTACCATAATTTCGCGCGTTGGGCGGTCCAAGTCTCCATCCATGGAACCAAATGGAGGGGCTTCGCCATCCACCGCTTCGGTCAATCAAGCCGACTTACCAGTTGGTGAAAGGAACCTTCGCACTCTCGGTCTAATGAATATTCCCGACACCGTCAACGATGCCCGTATTCGCACTCTAGTCGAGCCGTATGGACCTCTTGTGAAGATAATTCTTCGCCCTGACCATCAAGGTGCTATTGTCGAGTTCATGGACGTGGGTGATGCTGGAAAGGCGGCCCTTGGGCTCGACGGCCAGGAGATTGCTCCGGGTCGTCAGATTCGCGTTGGACCAGTATCAGAAATGCTGAAGCAGCCGCCCGAGCATAAAGTGGATCGTCTTCAAGTTGgaaagcaaaagcaaaagcaaaagccGGCGCTCATGGTCCAGCCTGCCGCACCCATTTCGAGACCTGGTCAACAGGGTCGTGCGGGAAGAAGAGGCGGACTAGGTGTAAAGAAAGGCGCCTTCAACGGGAAAATTGGGCCCGCTTCAATTGCCACGAAAGCAGAAGCACAGCAGTCTTCTGCAGATCGAGTTTCCTCCCATGATCACATATTATCCGAGGCTCCGAAGCCAAAGAGCAATGACGATTTCCGAGCCATGTTAAGTCAACCCAAGACTAAGTCAGAGGAGATATGA